GCTGCACCCGGACGTCCGCGTCCCCCTGCGCGAGATTTCGCAGACGCCCACGCGGCACGGCCACGGCCCTGACGCGCGGCAGACGCCGAACCCCGCGGTGCACGTCTATGACTCCAGCGGCCCGTACACGGACCCGGAGGCGGACATCGATTTGCGCCGGGGGCTGGCGGCGACGCGCGAGGCGTGGATTCAAGCGCGCGGCGACACCCACGAACTGGAGGGCATCACCTCCGAGTACGGCCGTCAGCGTGAAGCGGACCCGCGCCTGTCGGGCCTGCGCTTCGGCCACCGCCGCAAGCCGCGCGTCGCGCGGACGGGCAGCAACGTCACCCAGTTGCACTACGCCCGGCGCGGCGTCATCACCCCGGAGATGGAGTACGTGGCGCTGCGCGAGAACCTGCGCGTGGAGGCGTCGCTGTCCGCGCAGCACCCGGGACACTCGTGGGGCGCGTCCATCCCGCGCGTCATCACCCCGGAGTTCGTCCGCGACGAGGTCGCCCGGGGCCGCGCCATCATCCCCGCGAACATCAACCACCCGGAGCTGGAGCCGATGATCATCGGCCGCAACTTCCTGGTGAAGATCAACGCGAACATCGGCAACTCCGCCGTCACGTCCTCCATCGAGGAGGAGGTGGAGAAGATGGTGTGGTCCATCCGCTGGGGCGCGGACACCGTGATGGACCTGTCCACCGGCCGCAACATCCACGAGACGCGCGAGTGGATCCTCCGCAACGCGCCGGTGCCCATCGGCACGGTGCCCATCTACCAGGCGCTTGAGAAGGTGGGCGGCAAGGCGGAGGACCTCACGTGGGACATCTACCGCGACACGCTCATCGAGCAGGCCGAGCAGGGCGTGGACTACTTCACCATCCACGCCGGCGTGCTGCTGCGCTACGTGCCCCTCACCGCGAAGCGCCTCACGGGCATCGTCAGCCGAGGCGGCTCCATCCTCGCCAAGTGGTGCCTCGCGCACCATCGCGAGAACTTCCTCTACACGCACTTCGAGGAGATCTGCGAGATCATGAAGGCGTACGACGTCAGCTTCAGCCTGGGTGACGGGCTGCGGCCGGGCTCCATCGCCGACGCGAACGACGCGGCGCAGTTCGGCGAGCTGGAGACCCTGGGCGAGCTGACGAAGATCGCCTGGAAGCACGACGTGCAGACGATGATCGAAGGCCCGGGGCACGTCCCCATGCACCTCATCCAGGAGAACATGACGAAGCAGCTCGCGGTGTGCGGCGAGGCGCCGTTCTACACCCTGGGGCCCCTGACGACGGACATCGCGCCCGGGTACGACCACTTCACCAGCGGCATCGGCGCCGCGATGATTGGTTGGTTCGGCACCGCGATGCTCTGCTACGTGACGCCCAAGGAGCACCTGGGGCTGCCGGACCGCGACGACGTGAAGGAAGGCGTCATCACGTACAAGATCGCCGCCCACGCCGCCGACCTGGCCAAGGGGCACCCGGGCGCCCAGGCGCGCGACAACGCCATGTCCAAGGCCCGCTTCGAGTTCCGCTGGGAGGACCAGTTCAACCTCTCCCTGGACCCCGAGCGCGCCCGCGCCTTCCACGACGAGACGCTCCCCGCCGAGGGCGCCAAGGTCGCCCACTTCTGCTCCATGTGCGGACCCCAGTTCTGCTCCATGAAAATCACCCAGGAGGTTCGCGACTACGCCGCGAAGACCGGAGTCTCCGACGACGCCGCGTTGGGGACGGGGATGGAGGCGAAGGGGGAGGAATTCAAGAAGGCGGGCAGCGAGTTGTATCGCTGAGCAAGAAACCCGGAATCGAGGGCGTCAAACGACGCCGCGCCTCACCTGTCCGAGACGTGACAATCAGAGTGTGTGCATGCCATGGTAGGTGGGCATGGGCGCGGTGTTCGCGCCCTCGATGATCGGGAGGGGAGACTTCGTGGAGACTCCGCCGAGGGAACAAGTGGGTTCGTACATCACCGGCACGCCGATGCCGACCCAGGACGAGAAGACGATGGCGCTGATTGCCCATATGGGCACCATCCTGGGCAACTTCGTGGGACTGGGTTTCGCCGTTCCGCTGGTGCTGATGCTGACGAAGGGCAAGGAGTCGTCCTTCATCCGTGAGCACGCGGTGGAGTCGCTGAACTTCCAGATCACCATCTTCATCGCCGCGGTGGTGGCCTCCATCACCCTGTGCGTGGGCATCGGCTTCGTCCTGCTGCCCCTCGTCGGCGTGGTGGCGCTGGTGTTCTCCATCATCGCCGGCCTCAAGGCGAACGAGGGTCAGCTGTACAAGTACCCGTTCGCCATCCGGTTGGTGAAGTAGTCCAGCACGGGCTCCCACGGGAGCCCTGGTTGCACCCGGGCGGGCCATGCGCGAGTCGCGGGCCCGCCCGTCGTGTTCCTGGGGTGCGGCCTCAGCCGCCGATGCCCATCATCGACAGCAGCGTGGCGCCGTTGCCGGGCTCGGTGAAGCGGTGGCCCTCCGGCTTGTCGCCCAGCGCGGCGCGGATGGCGCGCGCCAGCTCCACGTCGGTGGCGCCTCCACGGATGAGCTGGTGCAGCGGCGCCTGCGCGCGTCCTCCGAGGCAGCTCCTCAAATCCCCGTTGGAGGCCACGCGCACGCGATTGCAGCCGCCGCAGAAGTTCTGGGTGAGCGGTGAGATGAACCCCACGCGTCCCCCCGGCGCGCGCCAGTACCGCGCGGGTCCGGAGGTGATGGAGTCCGCGGCCGCGCCCGTCTCCTCGGGCTCTGGCGACAGCGCGAGGCCCTCGCCGCGCAGCCGCTCGATGAGCTCCGCGGTGGGCACGGGCTTGCCCTGTCCGAAGGGCATCAGCTCGATGAAGCGCGGGGTGAGGCCTCGCGCGTGTGCGTACTCCACCAGCGCCCGGGCCTCGTGGTCGTTCACCCCGCGCATCACCACGACGTTGAGCTTGAGCGAGCCGTAGCCGACCTGGGCCGCGCGGTCGATGCCGGCCAGCACCGCGTCGAAGTCACCCTGCTTGGAGATGCTCCGGAACGTCTGGGCCGACAGCGTGTCCAGGCTGATGTTGAGCTGGTCCACCCCCGCCTCGCGCAGGGGCGCCGCCAGCGACGCCAGATGGCTGGCGTTGGTGGTGATGGCCAGGTGCTGGATGCCGGGGATGCTGGCGATGCGCCGGGCCACCTCCAGGATGTCCGGGCGGATGAGCGGCTCGCCGCCCGTCAGTCGCACGCGGCGGATTCCCAGGGCCGCGAAGAGGGAGGCGATGCGCCCGAGCTCCTGCGCGTCGAGCAGGTCCTTCTTCCCGCCCCACGACGCCGGAGAGCAGTACGTGCAGCGGAAGTTGCAGCGGTCCGTGATGCTCAGCCGCAAATACGTCATGCGGCGCCCCTGCGCGTCCAGCAGGGGCGGAGCGAGTGGATCCGTGGGGAGGGCGGGCATCGTCACGGGCGGCCTGACCTCGTAACAGCCGACTCGCGGCTGTTCATCTCATTCCCCGACGGGCTCAGCCTTCGCTGCCCGTCGCGGAGCGGATGGCGGTGACCTTCGGCTCGGTCGACTCCGCCGTGTTCGAGCGCGGGGGGGCGGGGACGGTCTCCAGCTCGTCGTCCAGGTCCGTCAGGCGGGCGAGCTCCGCCTCGGCTTCGTTCGCCTCCTGCTCGGCCACGGGGAGCTGGAGCTTCTTCTTCTTCATCTCCTCCTTGATGTGGATGAGCCCTTCCTCGCCGATGTCGAGGAACGCGCGCACCACCTCCGGATCGAACTGCGTGTTCGCGCAGCGGCGGATCTCCTGGATGGCGTTGGCGAACGTCGTGCCCTTGCGGTACGGGCGGTCGCTCGTCATCGCGTCCAGCGTGTCCGCCACGGCGAAGATGCGCGCGCCGACGTGGATCTCCTGCCGCGACAGGTTGCGCGGATAGCCCGCGCCATCCCAGCGCTCCTGGTGCGACAGGACGATGGCGGACGGCGTGGACAGGAACGGGATGGCCTGGATCATCTGGAAGCCGATCTCCGGATGCTTGCGCATCTCCAGCCACTCGTCCGGCGTCAGCTTGCCCGGCTTGAGCAGCACCGCGTCCGGCACGCCAATCTTGCCGATGTCGTGCAAGAGCGCGCCGCGGCCGATCTCCTCCAGCTCCTTGCCCTGGATGCCCATGCGCCCGGCGATGGCGGACGTGTAGCTGACGACGCGCTGCGAGTGGTCGCTCGTCTCGTGCTCACGCGCGTCCAGCGCGGCGACCAGGGCGAGCAGCGTGTTCTGGTAGGTGTTGGCGATGTTGTGCAGCGCGCTTCTCAGCTCCGCCGTGCGGTCGCGGACCTTGCGCTCCAGCTTCTTCTGGTAGCGCTTCCGGGCCATCTCGATGCGGCGCTTGGCGAGCGCCCGCTCGATGGCTCGGATGAGGTCCGTCAGCTTCGGTGGCTTGAGCAGGTAGTCCACCGCGCCACGGCGCAGACAGTCCACCGCGGACTCCGTGTCCCCATAGCCGGTGAGCATGATGACGGACGTGTCCGGCAGTCGCTCCCGCAGGTTCTCCAGGAGCCAGAGGCCGTCCTTGCCCGGCATCTTCATGTCGCTGATGACGAGCGGGGTGTCCTCTTCGCCCGCCACGTCCAGCGCCATCTCGGCGCCGCTCGCGACGACGCAGTTGTAGCCCTCTTCACGCAAGAGGACCGAGATGACGTCTCGCACGGAGTCGTCATCGTCGACGATGAGGATTCGGGGTGGTGCAGGGGGGATGGCTTCCACGGCGGGAGATTCTAGAGGTTTCCGGGTTTCAATGGCGAATGCGTCAGGGAAATTACCACCTTCCTCCACTTGCAGGTTGACAGTCCAGTGCGGCGGTCCAGAAGGCGACCCTGGAAGGCAGGGCGAGCAGGCGGGCGGAGCCCTTCGGGCAGGTGGGATGCGAGGCGCTCAGGCGCGGGCCCGGACGCCTCCTCGATCATAGCGGAACGGAGCGAGGTCCAGGGTGGTGCGCTCCCCGAGGACCGCCTGGGCGACGAGCTTCGCGGTGATGGGGGCCAGGAGGATGCCGTTGCGGAAGTGTCCGGTGGCGAGGAAGAGGCCGGGCGTGGGCCCCTCGCCCAGGTAGGGCCGCTTGTCCTCCGTCCAGGGACGGAAGCCGGCCCACGTCTCCGTGATGGGCGCCGAGCCCAGCTCCGGACACAGCTCGAGGGCCATGTCGAGGATGCGCGCCAGCCCCGCCGCGGTCACCTGCTTGTCGAAGCCCACCAGCTCCATGGTGCTGCCGGCGATGACGCGCCCGTCCGCGCGCGGCACGACGTAGCCCTTCTCCGAGGTGAGGACGCGCTGCAGCAACGGCAGGCGCGTCTGGAGCTGGATCATCTGCCCGCGCGCGGGGCGCACCGACTTCGCCTCCACGCCCGCGCCCTGGACCAGTGAGGACCACGATCCCGCGGCGAGGACGATGGCGTCCGCGCGCAGCACCTCGCCATCCAGGTCCACGCCCACCGCGCGGCCGTCCTCGTGGACGATGCCGCGCACATAGCCGCTGCGGAACTCGGCGCCCACGCGCGCGGCGGCCATCGTCAGCGCGCGCACCAACAGCCGGTTGTCCACCTGGTGGTCGTCCGGGAAGTGCGCGGCGGCCACGGCCTTGGCGGACAGCTTCGGCTCGAGCGCTCGGGCCTGCGCTCCATCGAGCAGCTCCGCGCGCAGGCCCATGCCGCGCTGCCACAGCACGGTGGCCTCCAGGTGATGGACGGCGGTGTCGGCGAAGGCGACCTTGAGGATGCCGCAGGGCTGGTAGGCGATGTCCACGCCGGACAGCTCGCGCAGCTCCTCCGCGAAGGCGGGGTAGAGGCCGCGGCTGCGCAGGCACAAGTCGAGGAAGGGGCCCGGACCGTCCGACTCCATCTGGGGCGCGAGCATGCCCGCGGCGGCGCTGCTGGCCTCCGCGCCGGGGATGGAGCGTTCCAGGACGGTGACGCGCGCGCCCGCCTGCCGCAGCCGCAGCGCGATGCCGCAGCCCATGATGCCCCCGCCCACGATGATGACGTCCGAGACTCGCATGGCCTTGCTTCCTGCTCGCCCCGTCGAGGGTTTGCAAGCGACATGACGCAGGCCGAGTTGACGGCGGGGCACCTTTGCCATTACTGATGGAGCCGTGCGTTTCTCTTCCGTGCATCCCCATCATGCGCATCATCGGCTCGGCCCCGACGGGACCGTTCGCCATGCGCATGCCTGGGTGAGCCACTAGACGCACCACCCTCCCGGCACCTGCCGCAGCGACCGAAGGCCCGTCCCCCCCGGACGGGCCTTTTTTCGTTTCCGCGCGGCCACCCTTCCCCCGCAGTCCCCCGCAAGGTCCACCCATGTTGCTGAAGATCGCTCTTCCCAACAAAGGCCGCCTCTCCGAAGAGGTCCGTGAGCTTTTCAACGATGCGGGCCTGGAGGTCCGGGCCCGAGGAGACCGCGCGCTCACCGCGTCGCTCGGCGGTGAGTTCGAGGCCATCTTCGTCCGCGCGCAGGACATCCCGGAGTTCGTCGCGGACGGCGCGGCGCATGCGGGCGTCACCGGCTGGGATTTGGTGAACGAGGCGGGCCGCGAGCTCGAGCACCTGATGGACCTGGAGTTCGGCCGCTGCCGGCTGGTGGTGGCCGCGCGCGAGGAGAGTGGAATCAGCCACGCCAACGACGTGCGTGACGGCATGCGCGTCGCGTCATGCTTCCCGCGTCTGACGCTGGACTACTTCGCGCGCCGGGGGCAGAGCGTCACGGTGGTGCCCGTCTCGGGCGCGGCGGAGATCGCGCCGCACCTGGGCATCGCGGACATCGTCGTGGACCTGACGTCCACCGGGTCCACGTTGAAGATGAACGGCCTGCGCGAGGTGGCCACCGTGCTGGAGTCCAGCGCGCGGCTGGTGGCGTGCCGGACGAACGTGCCGGAGGCGCAGCGGAAGCTGGACGAGTTGAAGCTCGCGCTCGGCTCGGTGCTCGCGGCGCGGGGCAAGCGCTACCTGATGGCGAACGTGCCGAAGGACGAACTGCCCCGGGTGCGTGAGGTGTTGCCGGGGCTCAACGGTCCCACGGTGGTGGACGTGCTGGACGGAGGCCGCTTCGTCGCGGTGCACGCGGTGGTGCCGGCGAAGACCATCTACCGCACGGTCAACGCGCTGAAGACGCTGGGCTGCGAGGGCATCCTCGTCACGCGCATCGAAAGGCTGGTGGCGTGATGATGTCGCTTCCTTCGTTCCTGCGGTACCGGGGGCCGCTGGCCAGCCTCTCGCGTCAGGACCGCCAGCGGTTGTTGGAGCGCGGTGGGGATGTGGACACGCGCATCGCCGCGCGGGTGCGTGAGCTCATCGCCCGGGTCCGGTTGGATGGGGACTGGGCGCTGTTCGAGATGGCGCGGCAGTTCGACCGGGCGGAGCTGTCCGCGTTGGAGGTGCCCCGCGCGCGCTGTGAGGAGGCGCTCGCGTCGTTGGAGCCCTCGGTGGCGCGGGCGTTGGGGCGCGCGGCGCGCAACATCGCTCGGGCCCACGAGGCGCAGAAGCCTCGCGCGGTGGAGGTGGAGACGGAGCCGGGGGTGTTGGTGGGACGCAGGCCAGACCCGCTGGGCCGCGTGGGCGTGTATGCGCCCGGTGGGCGCGCGGTGTACCCGAGCAGCGTGTTGATGGGCGTGGTGCCCGCGAAGGTGGCGGGGGTGGGGGAGGTCATCGTCTGCTCGCCGCCGGGGCCGGATGGCTTGCCGCACCCGAGCGTGCTGGCCGCGGCGGTGCTCGCGGGCGCGGACCGGGTCTTCGCGTTGGGCGGCGCGGGCGCGGTGGCGGCCATGGCGTACGGCACGGAGAGCGTGCCCCGGGTGGACCGAATCGTCGGGCCGGGCAACGCGTACGTGGCGGAGGCCAAGCTCCAGGTGGTGGGCGCGGTGGCCATCGAGGCGCCGGCGGGACCGAGTGAAATCCTCGTCGTCGCCGACGAGACGGCGAGTCCCGAGGCGGTGGCGCGGGAGATGCTGGCGCAGGCCGAGCACGACCCGGATGCCGCGTGCGTGACGGTGGCGCGAGGCGAGGGGGTGGCGGAGGCCGTCGCGGAGCAGGTGCGTCGGTTGGCGGAGGACGCGAAGCGGCAGGAGATCGTCGCGGCGGCGCTGCGCTCACGGGGCGGGGTGCTGAGCGTCGCCTCGCTGGAGGAGGCGTGGCCCTTCGTGGCGGACTTCGCGCCAGAGCACCTGCTGCTCGCCACGGCCGCGCCCTCCGCGGACCTCGCGCGGGTGCGCAACGCGGGCACCGTCTTCCTCGGTGAGCGCTCCTCGGTGGCGTATGGCGACTACATGACGGGCTCCAATCACGTGTTGCCCACGGCGGGGCTGGCGCGGGCGTACTCGGGGCTGAACCTGCTCGACTTCTACCGGTGGACCACCTACCAGCGCGTGGAGCGCGCCGCCTCCGAGGCGCTGGCGGAGGACGTGGGGCTGCTGGCCGACAGCGAGGGCCTGTTCGCGCACGCGGACGCCGCGCGGGCCTGGAGGGGCGCATGATTCCCCTGCGCGAGTCCTTCCGGGACATCCCGCTGTATTCACCGCCGAAGCGGCCGTGTCGCGTGGACCTGAGCGACAACACGAACCTCTTCGGCGTGCCTCCCGCGGCGGAGCGGGTGCTGCGCGAGTCCCGTCCGGAGGCCCTGTCCCGCTACCCGCGCGGCTATGCGCCGGACTTGCGGAACGTCCTCGCGTCGAGGCTCGGTGTGGGGGCCGGGTGCGTGACGACGGGCTGTGGCTCGGACGATGTGTTGGACAGTGCGCTGCGCGCGTTCCTGGAGCCGGGCGAGGTGCTCGCGTTCCAGGACCCGACGTTCGTGATGATGCCGTTGTTCGCGAAGGTGAACGGCTTGAGGACGGCGGCGGTGCCGCTGCGCGCGGACTTCGACGTGGACCCGGAGGCGCTCTTGGCCACGGGGGCGAAGGTCATCTACCTGTGTTCACCGAACAACCCCACGGGCACGGTGCTGTCCCGCGCGGCGGTGGAGCGCGTGGTGGAGCAGGCGCCGGGCGTCGTCATCATCGACGAGGCCTACGTGGAGTTCTCCTCGGAGCCGGGCTTCATGGACCTGGCGCGCACGCGTGAGAACGTGCTGGTGACGCGGACGTTCTCCAAGGCCTACGGGCTCGCGGGCATGCGGGTGGGCTGGGGCGTGGGCAGCGCGGCGCTCATCGCGGAGGTGGAGAAGGCGCGCGGACCGTACAAGCTCACCACGCTGGCGGAGTCGATGGCCGTCGCCGTCCTGTGCGAGGACGCGAGGTGGGTCGAGGTCCAGGTGGTCGAGGCGAGGAGGAATCGTGAACATCTCCGCGCCGGGTTGATGGCGATGGGGCTGTCGCCGCTGCCCTCCGAGGGCAACTTCCTGATGGTGCCGATACCGGACGCGCTGGGGGTGGCTCAGCGGATGCGTGAGCGGGATGTGAACGTGAGGGCCTTCCAGGGGCTGACGGGCGTGGGGGATGCGCTCCGGATCGGCAGTGGACCGTGGCCCATGCTCGAGGCGGCGCTCGCGGCGCTGCGGGAGTCCTTGCGATGAGAGTCACCCTGTTCGATTACGGCGCTGGAAACCTGCACTCGCTCTCGAAGGCCCTGGCCATGGAGCCGGGAGTCGAGGTCCACGTCGAGGAGGACCCTCGAAAGGCCGTGGACTCGGACGTGCTCGTGCTGCCCGGCGTGGGGGCGTTCGGCCTGGCGGCGGCGCGATTGGCGCCGGGACGGGACACGATGCGGCTGGCGCTGGAGCGAGGGCTGCCGTGCCTGGGCATCTGCCTGGGCATGCAGCTGCTGTTCGACTCGAGCGATGAGGGCGCGGGGAAGGGGCTGGGCTACTTCGCGGGCCACGTGCAGCGGCTCGCGGCACGGCGGGTGCCGCAGATGGGCTGGAACCAGGTGGACGAGGACAGCACGTTGTCCGGGGCGAAGCTGGACACCGTGTACTACGCGCACAGCTTCGTGTGCCGCGTGGCGGACCCGTCGCTCGTCACCGCGTGGACGACGCACGAGGGGGACCGCTTTCCGGCGGCGGTGCGTCGGGGGAAGGTGGTGGGCGTGCAGTTCCACCCGGAGAAGTCGTCGGCCTCGGGTGTGGCCTTCGTGCGGGCCTTCCTTCGGGAGGTGCGCTCATGAGGGCCATCCCCGCCATCGACCTGCGCGAGGGGGCCTGCGTGCAGCTCGTCGGAGGCTCGTATGACGCGGAGCGGGTGCGAGTGGAGGACCCGCTCGATGCGCTTCGTCACTGGCGCGGCTTCGGCTTCCGCTCCTTTCACGTCGTCGACCTGGACGCGGCGCTGGGGCGTGGCTCCAACGCTCAGGTGGTGTCGCGACTCACGTCGCACGAGCCGGGGCTCGCGTTCACGGTGGGCGGTGGTATCCGGGACACCGCGCGGGTGACGGCGCTGCTCGAAGGCGGTGCCTCGGGGGTGGTGGTGGGCACGCGCGCCATCGAGGACGCGGGGTGGTTGGCGGAGGTGACGGAGCGCTTTCCGGGACGTGTGGTGGTGGCGGCGGACGTGCGTGGGCGGGAGGTGGTGACCCGAGGGTGGACGGCGGGGAGTGGCAGGACGCTGGAGCAGGTCCTCGCGGCGCTGGAGCCGTTGTCGCTCGGTGGGCTGTTGGTGACGGCGGTCCACAAGGAGGGGCAGTTGGAGGGCGTGGACCTGTCGCTGATGCGCGAGGTGGTGGAGCGCAGTCGGCACCGGCTCTACGCGTCCGGAGGCGTGACGACGCTGGACGACCTGCGCGCGTTGGCCTCGGTGGGTGCGTACGGAGCGGTCATCGGAATGGCGCTGTACACGGGACGACTGGATGCGCGCGCGGTCGCGCGGGAGTTCGCGGAATGACCACCGTCACTCGGGAGACGAAGGAGACGCAGGTCCGCGTGGAGGTGTCGCTCGGGCGCGGGGTGACCCAGGTGGACACGGGGCTCGTGTTCTTCGACCACATGCTCGCGACCTTCGGGCGCTACGCGGGGCTCGACTTGAAGCTGCATGCGCGGGGCGACCTCAAGCACCACGTGATGGAGGACGTGGCGATCACATTGGGGACCGCGGTGCAGCGGGTGATTCCCGCGACGGCGGCGCGCTTCGCGGAGCGGACCATCCCCATGGACGACGCGCTGGTTCAGGCGTGCCTGGATGCCGGAGGGCGCTTCTTCTACGAGGGCCCGTTGAAGAACCGGCTGTACGAGCACTGGATGCGCTCGTTCTGCGAGCACGCGAAGGTGACGCTGCACCTGCGGGTGCTGCGCGGGAAGGACCGTCACCATGTGACGGAGGCGGCGTTCAAGGCGCTGGGGCTCGCGCTGCGGGACGCGATGGTGGACGGCGGCACGGTGTTCAGCATGAAGGGCTCCGTGGCCCTGGAGGTGACGTGATGCTCACGCGACGACTCATCGTCTGCCTGGATGTGAAGGGGGGGCGGGTGGTGAAGGGTGTCCGCTTCGAGGGGCTTCGCGACGTCGGAGACCCGGTGGAGCTGGCGCGGCGCTACGAGCAGGAGGGCGCGGACGAGGTGACGTTCCTCGACATCTCCGCGAGCGCCGAGGAGCGCGAGACGCTCTGGGACCTGGTGCGACGCACCGCGGAGCGGCTGTTCATCCCGCTGACCGTCGGTGGCGGCGTGCGCACGGTGGAGGACGTGGGTCGGGCGCTGCGCGCGGGGGCGGACAAGGTGAGCATCAACTCCGCGGCGGTGGCTCGGCCCGAGCTGCTCACCGAGTGCGCCGAGCGCTTCGGAGCACAGTGCGTGGTGGCGAGCATCGATGCTCGCAAGGAAGGGGAGCGCTACCGCGTCTACACGCATGGAGGGCGAAGGCCCACCGAACTGGACGCGGTGACCTGGGCCCAGGTGTGCGTGGCCCGTGGGGCAGGGGAGGTGCTGCTCACGAGCATCGACCAGGACGGCGCGCGCTCGGGCTACGACCTGGAGTTGACGCGGAGGGTGGCGGAAGCGGTCGACGTGCCCGTCATCGCCTCGGGTGGCGCGGGCAGCGCGGAGCACGTGCGAGACGGGCTCACGCGAGGTGGCGCGGACGCGGCGCTGGTGGCGGGCATCCTCCACGATGGGCTCACCTCGGTGGGCGCCATCAAGTCGCTCCTGCGCGCGAGCGGCCTGCCGATTCGGAGCACGCCATGACTCATGGGCGACGCGGCCGATTGAACCGCGCGAGCGCCGCGCAGAACAGGACGCACTCCATGACACGACGTCGTCGCGGCTTGACGGGTGCGCAGGAGGCCCGAGGGATTCCCGCCGGCGGAGGTGCTCCTCACGAGGCCCTCCGGCCACGGCAGACGCGCAACGCGGAGAACAGGAGCAATCCATGAGGACGCAAGGACTGATGCACGCAGCCGAGGAGGTCGCGCGCGCCGCGGGCGACGTCGCGCTGAGGTTCTTCCGAGGTGGCATCGCGGTGGACACCAAGAGCGACGGAACCCCCGTCACCGTGGCGGACCGCACCGCGGAGCAGACCGCACGCGAGTGGCTGGAGAAGCGCTTCCCCGAGGACGGAGTCCTCGGCGAGGAGTTCGGAGAGACGCGCCCTGGCGCGAAGCGCCGCTGGATTCTGGACCCCATCGACGGCACCAAGACCTTCATCCGTGGCGTGCCGCTGTGGGGAACGCTCATCGCACTGGCCGAAGGCGAGCGCATCCTCGTCGGCGCCGCGTACTTCCCCGCGGTGAGCGAGCTGCTCGTCGCCGCCCCCGGAGAAGGCTGCTTCTGGAACGGCCAGCGCGCCCGCGTCTCCGGACAATCCGACCTCTCCCGCGCCGTGGTCCTCTCCACCGACGAGCGCTTCGCCCAGTTCCCCGAACGAGGCGAGGCCTGGCGCCGCTTCACGCGTGACACCGCCGTGTCTCGCACCTGGGGCGACTGTTACGGCTACCTGCTCGTCGCCACGGGACGCGCCGAGGTGATGGTGGACGAGCTGCTCTCCCCCTGGGACGCGGCCGCGCTCCAACCCATCATCGAGGAGTCCGGCGGCGTCTTCACCGATTGGACCGGCCAGCGAACCGCCTTCGGCGGCAACGGCATCGCCACCAACAGCGCGCTGGCCCGCCTCACCCGTGAGCGCCTCGGCGCGACGAGGACCACCTGATGCTGGACCTGGACGCACTCGACTTCACCAAGGGCAACGGGCTCGTCACGGTGGTGACCCAGGACGCGGCCACGGGCGACGTGTTGATGGTCGCGCACGCGGACCGCGAGGCCCTGGCGCTCACGCTCTCCACCGGAGAGATGCACTACCGCTCCCGCTCACGAGGCCTCTGGCACAAGGGCGCCACCAGCGGGAACACCCAACGCGTCGTCTCCCTGAGCGCGGACTGCGACAGGGACGCGGTGCTCGCCCGCGTCCACAAGGCCGGCCCCGCCTGTCACACCGGTGAAGAGACCTGCT
The genomic region above belongs to Myxococcus guangdongensis and contains:
- a CDS encoding pyridoxal phosphate-dependent aminotransferase, with amino-acid sequence MIPLRESFRDIPLYSPPKRPCRVDLSDNTNLFGVPPAAERVLRESRPEALSRYPRGYAPDLRNVLASRLGVGAGCVTTGCGSDDVLDSALRAFLEPGEVLAFQDPTFVMMPLFAKVNGLRTAAVPLRADFDVDPEALLATGAKVIYLCSPNNPTGTVLSRAAVERVVEQAPGVVIIDEAYVEFSSEPGFMDLARTRENVLVTRTFSKAYGLAGMRVGWGVGSAALIAEVEKARGPYKLTTLAESMAVAVLCEDARWVEVQVVEARRNREHLRAGLMAMGLSPLPSEGNFLMVPIPDALGVAQRMRERDVNVRAFQGLTGVGDALRIGSGPWPMLEAALAALRESLR
- the hisN gene encoding histidinol-phosphatase; amino-acid sequence: MRTQGLMHAAEEVARAAGDVALRFFRGGIAVDTKSDGTPVTVADRTAEQTAREWLEKRFPEDGVLGEEFGETRPGAKRRWILDPIDGTKTFIRGVPLWGTLIALAEGERILVGAAYFPAVSELLVAAPGEGCFWNGQRARVSGQSDLSRAVVLSTDERFAQFPERGEAWRRFTRDTAVSRTWGDCYGYLLVATGRAEVMVDELLSPWDAAALQPIIEESGGVFTDWTGQRTAFGGNGIATNSALARLTRERLGATRTT
- the hisH gene encoding imidazole glycerol phosphate synthase subunit HisH, encoding MRVTLFDYGAGNLHSLSKALAMEPGVEVHVEEDPRKAVDSDVLVLPGVGAFGLAAARLAPGRDTMRLALERGLPCLGICLGMQLLFDSSDEGAGKGLGYFAGHVQRLAARRVPQMGWNQVDEDSTLSGAKLDTVYYAHSFVCRVADPSLVTAWTTHEGDRFPAAVRRGKVVGVQFHPEKSSASGVAFVRAFLREVRS
- the hisF gene encoding imidazole glycerol phosphate synthase subunit HisF, which translates into the protein MLTRRLIVCLDVKGGRVVKGVRFEGLRDVGDPVELARRYEQEGADEVTFLDISASAEERETLWDLVRRTAERLFIPLTVGGGVRTVEDVGRALRAGADKVSINSAAVARPELLTECAERFGAQCVVASIDARKEGERYRVYTHGGRRPTELDAVTWAQVCVARGAGEVLLTSIDQDGARSGYDLELTRRVAEAVDVPVIASGGAGSAEHVRDGLTRGGADAALVAGILHDGLTSVGAIKSLLRASGLPIRSTP
- a CDS encoding imidazoleglycerol-phosphate dehydratase, whose amino-acid sequence is MTTVTRETKETQVRVEVSLGRGVTQVDTGLVFFDHMLATFGRYAGLDLKLHARGDLKHHVMEDVAITLGTAVQRVIPATAARFAERTIPMDDALVQACLDAGGRFFYEGPLKNRLYEHWMRSFCEHAKVTLHLRVLRGKDRHHVTEAAFKALGLALRDAMVDGGTVFSMKGSVALEVT
- the hisD gene encoding histidinol dehydrogenase — translated: MMSLPSFLRYRGPLASLSRQDRQRLLERGGDVDTRIAARVRELIARVRLDGDWALFEMARQFDRAELSALEVPRARCEEALASLEPSVARALGRAARNIARAHEAQKPRAVEVETEPGVLVGRRPDPLGRVGVYAPGGRAVYPSSVLMGVVPAKVAGVGEVIVCSPPGPDGLPHPSVLAAAVLAGADRVFALGGAGAVAAMAYGTESVPRVDRIVGPGNAYVAEAKLQVVGAVAIEAPAGPSEILVVADETASPEAVAREMLAQAEHDPDAACVTVARGEGVAEAVAEQVRRLAEDAKRQEIVAAALRSRGGVLSVASLEEAWPFVADFAPEHLLLATAAPSADLARVRNAGTVFLGERSSVAYGDYMTGSNHVLPTAGLARAYSGLNLLDFYRWTTYQRVERAASEALAEDVGLLADSEGLFAHADAARAWRGA
- a CDS encoding 1-(5-phosphoribosyl)-5-[(5-phosphoribosylamino)methylideneamino]imidazole-4-carboxamide isomerase, with protein sequence MRAIPAIDLREGACVQLVGGSYDAERVRVEDPLDALRHWRGFGFRSFHVVDLDAALGRGSNAQVVSRLTSHEPGLAFTVGGGIRDTARVTALLEGGASGVVVGTRAIEDAGWLAEVTERFPGRVVVAADVRGREVVTRGWTAGSGRTLEQVLAALEPLSLGGLLVTAVHKEGQLEGVDLSLMREVVERSRHRLYASGGVTTLDDLRALASVGAYGAVIGMALYTGRLDARAVAREFAE